Part of the Syntrophales bacterium genome is shown below.
TCTGGGCAATCAGGATAGGCCCTCCAAGGGTTTTCGGAGAGATAGTGCCCTCTATAATTTTGACGATACCTATCAGAGTAAGTTTACTGATAAGATATGTTTGTTTGAGGCTGACCCAGAAGGCAGCAAAGGGATTCATTCTTTCGGTAACGGTGTGCGGGGAGGGACTGACGCCAATTTTATACGCATCAACCTCTTCACCAAAGATATTTTTTACCTTTAATAATTTTGGTTTTAGTGTGATACCCTTTAATTGTTGTCCCCTTTTTATCGTAATCCGTAATTCTTTCCCCCCGCTTTTGGCGACTACTTCGGCCATTTCTTCCCAGCGGGTAATTTTTTTCCCATCAATGGCGAAGATCTTATCCCCCTCAGTAATGCCTGCATTAAAGGCCGGAAATTCCGGTTGTACCCCCCCAACCTGTGTGGTCAGGGTGGGGATCCCGATCATGTAAATAACGGTAAAGATCAGGATAGCTAAAAGAAAATTAGCTAAAGGGCCGGCGATCACGATAGCGATTCTTTTTGAAACCGGCTGTTTTAGAAATGATCTTTGCTCGTCCGCCTCTGATAGAACATCATCTTCCGACTCTCCTAAAAGTTTTAAATAACCTCCCAGGGGCAGCAGGGAAATGAGATACTCTGTTTCGCCCCATTTTTTTCCGATCAATTTGGGACCAAAGCCAAGAGAAAATTTTAGGACACCAACGCCTAAAAATCTGGCCGCCAGAAAATGACCGAGTTCATGGGCAAAAATGAGAACGCTCAACAAAATTATTACAGATAAAATGCTTGTAGTGACCAATTATCTACTCCTCCAGATGGTTATGGGCTAAATGTTTTTCCCCTGTCCCTTTTGGCCTTTCGCTCAATACCCTCGTTGCCTCGTCCCTCGCCCACCTATCGGCCTCGAGGATCTCTCCGAGATGGGGTGATGCCTTTGGCTGATGGGAGGAAAGAACTCTTTCTATGATCTTCGGCATATCTATGAATCTTATTTTTTCGCCGATAAATGCCTCCACGACTACCTCGTTTGCCGCACTCAAGACAGCGGGCATGGTCCCCCCGATCTTTCCGGCATCGTAGGCAAGTTTCAGACTGGGAAACCTGTCAAAATCAGGCTCGAGGAACTCAAGGGTGCCAACCTTAAGGAGATCAAGAGGTGGTTCTGAACGATAAAGTCTTTCGGGAAAAGAGAGGGCATAAGCTATGGGGATTCTCATATCCGGCATGCCGAGCCCGGCAATTACAGATCCGTCAATATATTCCACCAGGGAATGAACGATGCTCTGAGGATGAATCTGCACTTGAATGCGCTCTATCGGAACGTCAAAAAACCATCTTGCCTCGATGACCTCCAGCCCTTTATTCATCAGGGAAGCGGAATCAATGGTAATTTTTTTTCCCATCTGCCAGTTGGGATGTTTCAGTGCTTGGGCAGGTTTTACCTCTGCCAGTTCTTCCCTGGATAAGTGGAGAAAAGGGCCACCCGAGGCGGTAAGGATGATGCGCCTAATATCCTCCCGTCTGTGACCCACGAGGCACTGAAAGATTGCGCTATGCTCGCTGTCAACAGGCAGTACCTTTACTCCTTTCTCATAGGCC
Proteins encoded:
- the rseP gene encoding RIP metalloprotease RseP — encoded protein: MVTTSILSVIILLSVLIFAHELGHFLAARFLGVGVLKFSLGFGPKLIGKKWGETEYLISLLPLGGYLKLLGESEDDVLSEADEQRSFLKQPVSKRIAIVIAGPLANFLLAILIFTVIYMIGIPTLTTQVGGVQPEFPAFNAGITEGDKIFAIDGKKITRWEEMAEVVAKSGGKELRITIKRGQQLKGITLKPKLLKVKNIFGEEVDAYKIGVSPSPHTVTERMNPFAAFWVSLKQTYLISKLTLIGIVKIIEGTISPKTLGGPILIAQIAGTQAKEGILPFVLFMALLSVNLAILNLLPIPVLDGGHILFYLIEIIARREVNIKFRERAQQIGIALLIILMLFVFIIDIERLNITMFDNIGKIFTRQ
- a CDS encoding 1-deoxy-D-xylulose-5-phosphate reductoisomerase, encoding MKNVSILGSTGSIGVNALDVIRNNLSRFKIIALATGRNVDLLKDQIEEFRPKVVSVIDEAHARKLKAVLNSSLGTEILFGDEGYREVAAIGEVKIVLSAMVGSAGLIPTMEAIEAGKDIALANKEAMVMAGSLVVEKAYEKGVKVLPVDSEHSAIFQCLVGHRREDIRRIILTASGGPFLHLSREELAEVKPAQALKHPNWQMGKKITIDSASLMNKGLEVIEARWFFDVPIERIQVQIHPQSIVHSLVEYIDGSVIAGLGMPDMRIPIAYALSFPERLYRSEPPLDLLKVGTLEFLEPDFDRFPSLKLAYDAGKIGGTMPAVLSAANEVVVEAFIGEKIRFIDMPKIIERVLSSHQPKASPHLGEILEADRWARDEATRVLSERPKGTGEKHLAHNHLEE